The genomic region TGGCGATCTGGCTTCGGTTGAAGAACTCTACGCGCTGAAGGGCCTGATGGCTTCGCTCGGCACCGCCAATATCGACAGCCGCCAGGATGGCGCAGCTCTCGATCCGGCTCTGGGCCGCGCAACCTATCTCTTCAACTCGACCATCGAAGGCATTGAAAACGCTGATGCTTTGCTCATCATCGGTTCCAATCCGCGTGTTGAAGCCGCTGTTCTGAACGCCCGCATCCGCAAGCGTCAGCGCATGGGCCATTTCCCGGTCGCCCTGATCGGTGAAAAGGCTGAACTGCGTTACGATTACGAATATCTGGGTGCTGGCGCTGAAACGCTGGGCCAGCTTGCTGCCGGCCAGAACGCATTCCGCGACGTATTGGCCAAGGCTGAACGTCCGCTGATCATCATCGGTCAGGGCGCGCTCACCGGCGAAAACGGTCGTGCGGTTCTGTCGGCCGCCGCCAAACTCGCTCAGGACGTCGGCGCGATCAAGGACGAGTGGAACGGCTTCTCCGTTCTGCACACCGCCGCTTCGCGCGTTGGCGCTCTGGATCTCGGTTTCGTGCCGGGTGAGGGCGGCAAGGCTGCTGGCGACATGCTCGGCAATCTGGATGTCGTGTTCCTGCTCGGCGCAGACGAACTCGACATGACCCGCAAGGGATCGAGCTTCATCGTTTACATCGGCACGCATGGCGATGCCGGTGCCCATGCCGCCGACGTTATCCTGCCGGGCGCAGCCTATACGGAAAAGTCGGGCACCTGGGTCAACACCGAGGGCCGCGTGCAGCTTGGCAACCGCGCCGGTTTCGCGCCGGGCGAGGCAAAGGAAGACTGGGCGATCCTGCGCGCTCTTTCCGACAGCCTTGGCAAGCGCCTGCCGTTCGATTCGCTGCAGCAGCTTCGCGCCCGGCTCTATGCGGACTATCCGCATATGGCGGCTATCGACACCATCGCGCCTGCTTCCGCCGACGATCTCGTCGCGCTGGCGGCCAAGGCAACAAACCCGGGCGGCGGCGCTGCGTTCGTCTCCCCGGTCAAGGACTTCTACCTGACGAACCCAATCGCGCGCGCTTCCGCCGTCATGGCCGAATGCTCGGCG from Brucella intermedia LMG 3301 harbors:
- the nuoG gene encoding NADH-quinone oxidoreductase subunit NuoG: MAKIKVDGTEIEVPDHYTLLQAAEAAGAEVPRFCFHERLSIAGNCRMCLVEVKGGPPKPAASCAMGVRDLRPGPNGEAPEIFTNTPMVKKAREGVMEFLLINHPLDCPICDQGGECDLQDQAMAFGTDGSRYRENKRAVENKYIGPLVKTVMTRCIHCTRCVRFTTEVAGISELGLIGRGEDAEITTYLERAMTSELQGNVIDLCPVGALTSRPYAFQARPWELSKTETIDVMDAVGSNIRVDTRGREVMRVMPRVNEAVNEEWISDKTRFIWDGLRTQRLDRPYVRKDGRLVAASWPEAFAAIAAKVSATSAEKIGAVAGDLASVEELYALKGLMASLGTANIDSRQDGAALDPALGRATYLFNSTIEGIENADALLIIGSNPRVEAAVLNARIRKRQRMGHFPVALIGEKAELRYDYEYLGAGAETLGQLAAGQNAFRDVLAKAERPLIIIGQGALTGENGRAVLSAAAKLAQDVGAIKDEWNGFSVLHTAASRVGALDLGFVPGEGGKAAGDMLGNLDVVFLLGADELDMTRKGSSFIVYIGTHGDAGAHAADVILPGAAYTEKSGTWVNTEGRVQLGNRAGFAPGEAKEDWAILRALSDSLGKRLPFDSLQQLRARLYADYPHMAAIDTIAPASADDLVALAAKATNPGGGAAFVSPVKDFYLTNPIARASAVMAECSALAAGGFQQAAE